The Topomyia yanbarensis strain Yona2022 chromosome 3, ASM3024719v1, whole genome shotgun sequence nucleotide sequence CTCGGTAGGTTTGATTAGATAACATTAGAATGATCTATTATTTAAAACCAATAATTTGCAGGTAACTTTTAGTTAGCATACATCTTCACACCGATAAAtacctattttttatttagaactataccgatattagatttgttccagtaccagtagaaagtggaagtacttcggagcaaacagagagaaaatcgttcctatgttctcttctcttttttcttcttccgttTGCAAGCTGGAGTAAAAAGTAAGTATTTTTTActtctgtttgctccggagcaacttctGTGTACTAGAACAAACTTATTATACAAAACCATCTGACAACGCTGCTCTAAAGTGAAAAGTGCTCTTCAAACATCGATgacatcttttttgtttttttcctgttttctccaaagagaatagggacagagacgaatagtgtgaagccaaaaataccttattgagcagaccaatcgtgcaatgtaaataaacattattcATGCCTGAGttagaggagataagtattgtacatctatcaaaaaagaaatttgagttttcgtcagaatttagttcaatcgtgattgtaaggtgcattctagagtatatgtatgttaAAATGAAAGAAGCCCTTTGCAGCAACCGTTTATGTTTGAGAAGCTCAAAGCTATAATAGTTTTATTACTGTGATTATAAGAATTAAAATACATATTATTGTCGACTTACGTTAGTCTTCTGAGCAATTCACACTTCAGTTAATTCAGTTTCAGTTAATAATCTCCCTATATAATGGCTTATAACTTGGGGGGCAATGAAAATGGTATATATTTTCTGCTGCCTAATTCAATTCGGTAGCTTATTTTACCTGTATCTGCAGCGTACTAAACACTACCTAATTCAACGCAATACACAGCAATGAAGGCTGTAAAATAATATTCTATTCCGGAAAAATTAAATAGGCAAATATTCAGATGCTAGAGTCCGCACGTGTTCGCCAATCTTTCTCGATCTCCAGTCACCTCTTGACAGTCGGTTCGTATCGCGAAGAGACGTCAGTCGTTTGACAAGCTCGCTATCGCTAGTCCGAACATACCCCATCTGGTACAGTGCTGCCGGAACATCCCCCGCCCCGTGAATCCGGATATGGTTCCTGAAGCTTACTGGATACACCATTCCTTATCTCAATCAACGCCAACTTTACCACCGGCCGTAGCAATTCTTGGCCGCTGGATGTTCGTACAGTTGCTTGTCGAACTCTCCCGTCTGGTCCTGGATATACCTTCTCAATTTTTCCTCTGATCCAGGTTCTGCGTTTGCCTTCGGCTAAATAAACCAAATCGCCAACACGAATAGCTGGGACGTCGTCAAACCATTTCGATCTTCGGTTGAGAGTTGGAAAATACTCCTTTAACCATCGTTTCCAAAGGGCATCCGATAGATACTGGCTTCGCTTATAACTGCTTCGAAGTGTCTCCGCGAGGTCGACCGGAGTTCTCAATGGCTCATGCGCACCCGATGATGATCCACAAAAAATAAAGTGATTTGGAGTGATTGCCTCATCGCCGCTAGTCTCCAGTGGCATATACGTGAGTGGACGCGAGTTTATAAACCATTTTGTTTCCGCTAGGACGGTCAACAGTATCTCATCGTTTAGCTTACGACCGTCGTCGAGAGCACGCATGGTTTCTTTTACACTACGCACCATGCGTTCCCACACTCCACCCATGTGGGGGGCCGCGGGTGGATTGAACGACCACTGCGTTTTGGCATCAGTGAAAGTATCTGCACATTCACTATTGATCCGCTTAATCTGTTGCAGCAACTGTCGATTAGCACCGACAAAGTTAGTTCCGTTGTCCGTAAAAATTTCCACAGGGGACCCAAAGGCACGGACGAATCGCCGAATGGCCATCATACAAGAATCGGTGGATAAGCTGTGTGCTACTTCAAGGTGGACAGCTCTGACGACCAGACAAGTGAAAACTGCTACATACCGTTTCTCCTTACGTCTTCCAACCGTCACctcaagtggtcccaaataatCAATTCCGACGTAACTGAATGGTCTGACATGGGGAGTAAGCCGCTGTTCTGGTAGTGGAGCCATTCGGGGGGCTAGTGGTTTGCTCTTTTGTAACGTACACCGTTGACACTCTTTTATAACGGTACTTAACATCGTGCGGAGTTTGAGTATGTCATATCGCTGACGGACTTCATTAACGACCGTTTCTTTATTTGCATGACCAAACATGCGATGGTAGTGATCCAAGATCAGAAAGGTAATCCTGTGCTTTTTAGGAAGAAGAACAGGAAACCGTGCATCGAAAGATGCGTATCCAGCGTTTGCAGTTCTGCCAAGAACGCGGAGAACTCCAAACTCGTCAGCGAACGGTCATCTATTGTAGGTTGGGGTAGATTTGTCAATACTCACTAGTAATTCAGCGGAAATGTCtcgattttttaataatatcgCTACTTCGTCGGAGAAGCATTCGGACTGGGCGACTCGCCACAGATGCTGCTCGGCCTTTTCGTATTCACTTCGATCCAAAGGAAAATCAATAGCTGGGACCTGTCGTAGCAAGCACTTAAGTTGATGGTCGACTGCCTTAATCGTCTGTATCGGTTGGCCATTTGCTTTCAGTTTACAGTTTCGGATGAAGCGGTATGCAAAAGCAATCGATCGAACTAACACGTTCCACTTAGATACTCGCTCCACGCCTTGTTGAGTTTCGGAGATCTGCATATGATGGAGTAAATACCGCGGTCGAAGTTCTAATTCTGTGTTCGCCGCGACTTTTCGTTGCTGTGGCCAGTTTTCCTCCGATTTCCACAGCAAAGACGGCGCATGAAACCACCTGCTGTTTATATCCGGCTCGGTATCATTTCCCCACTTTGTCAGGCAGTCCGCAACATTCTCCTTTGACGGTAACCACCGCCAGTCCTGCAGCTGGGAGTGTGTGAGAATCTCGCCTACACGATGGGCAACGTACTGCTTGTATCTTCGGCTGTCTGAGCGGATCCAAGAAAGTACGGTGCTCGAATCTGTCCAGAAGGTTGTACTGCAGATATTAAGAGAGTGACAATCGTGGACACGTACCGCCAATCTCGCTCCGAGTGTTGCCGCCTGTAATTCTCTCCTGGGAATAGATTGATACTTGATTGACGCAACTTTGCTTTTTGCCATGACCAACGTACAATAGACTCCCGCATCATTGACGACCCGAAAATATGCTGCGCAGCCTAGACCTAGTTCACTTGCATCTGTGAACACGTGCAGCTGGATAGAATGGGAATGATTTGGGTTAACACTGTTAAAATAGTATCGTGGAATTTTTAAGTGAGAAATTCCGGGTAAGAGGGATACCCATTTCTTCCACTTCTTATGTTCGTCCTCTGGAATTCGTTGGTCCCAATGAATGCCGCATCTCCAAAGGTCTTGGATCAACATTTTACCATGAATAAGATATGGTGCCAATAGCCCCATCGGGTCAAATAAACTCATAACGCAGCGGGCAGTTATGCGTTTCGTCGGCCAACCGTTTCCAGTCACATACTCAGCGAGATCACCTTGAAATTCGGTAGAGAACGTAAAGAAGTCGCCGTACGGGTTCCAAACCAACCCGAGAACTCGTTCCCAGCCATTCTGTTTATCCAGACCAATCTTCAATCGCTTTTGTTCGTTACATTCTCCCAATGCATGCAGAACTTGTTCGCTGTTGCTCATCCAGTTGCGCATTTCGAATCCAGCGCGCGCGTGGATGGTGCGAACTTCTTTAGCTCGCCCTATCACCTCTTCGGGTGAATCAGCTGAATCAAAATAGTCGTCCATATAAGTGCTTCCCATTATTGCTGCTGCAGCGCTTGGAAATTCATCGGCTGACTCGAGTGCATTTTTGTGCATCACGTGTTGGACAGAACATGGCGAGCAGGTCGCACCAAACGTCACCACATCCATGATGTAAGTATCCGGATCCTGTTGTGCATCAAATCGAAAAAGGAAACGTTGAGAGTGTTTATCCTCCGGAATGATTTGCACCTGGTGGAACATCTTTCTAATATCGCCTCCAAATGCGATTGGTCGTTCTCGAAACGTGCAAATGACAGATGGCAGCGATCGTAACAAATCTGGTCCTTTCATCAACTGCGAATTCAGCGACACGCCTTCAACTCGGGCTGCTGCGTCCCATACAAGCCGCTTCTTTTCTGGTTTCTTGGGATGTGTGACCACGTTAATCGGCAAATACCACACGCGTTTAGGGTTAGCCGCATCCAACTCCCTTTCAGTTGCTTTATGTGCGTACCCTTTCGTCAAGTATTCTCGAATTTGCTGGAATACGTTTTCGCGTAGTTCTGGATCTTTTGTCAGCTTAACTTCAAGGCCTTTTAATCTACGCACTGCCATGCCCCAACTGTCCGGAAATTCGAAGTCGTCGCTCTTCCAAATAAGTCCAGTCTCGAACCTGTTACCTATACGTCGTGTCGTTTGCTCCAGTATCTCTCGGGCTCGGATGTCGTCCGTTGATTCTGGAAGCGGGAGGGTGCACACCACGGTCTCTTCTAACAAGTATTGCTGTCGCATCAGCTCATTGAGCTCGTCGTCAATTACTCGCTGGCAATCGTGGAGCCCGTGAAACCCGCTTTCCATCAGCACGCTCTGACTTGGACCGTACACAGCCCAACCGAGTGTACTTCGAACGGCCACGGGGTCGCCAGGTTGACCAACGCGAGTTTCGAGTGGCGCAAACAGTTCTAGGTTCTGTAACCCAATCAGTACTTTCGGTTCTGCATCAAAGTACGAAAGAATTGGTAGACCTTGAAGATGAGTAAAACGTTCAACAAGATCCAAGATTGCTAGACTTTGTTTTGGTAGGTGTAAGTCTTTTACTGTGTGAGCCCCTTTTAAACAGTGTTGCTGGTGACTACCTCGAGCCGAGATTGTGATATCCACTCGTTTGGATGACCTCTCTGTACGCGCTACATTGGATGTCCAGATCAGTTTGAACGGTTCGGGTTCGCCTTTTATACCCAATTTTTTCGCCACGCTCATCTCGACAAGCGTCAATGATGATCCTTCGTCAAGGAAGGCGTAGGTGTCGAGTGTGTGTTGACCACTATACAGCGTTATAGGAATTATCTAAAACAACACTGATCTGCTTACATGTCCGTGTGTATTACACTGCGCTGTCACGGTGCGCTGCAAGACTTGCGAGCCTTCCTTCGCTTGATGTAAAAGTGGATTATGCAACTCACGACAGCCATCCACATTACATCGTATTCTTGATCTACACTTCCATTTACCGTGATTGAACAGGCATATCTCGCAAAGTTTTGCCTTCTCTGTAACCTCTAGGCGTGATAACATGTTCATTTGATGAAACTTTTCACAATTCCATACACGATGATCGACTTTCCCGCAGGCCGGGCAGGGCTGACGTGGTGGATTCTCGCCCCCGCCACTGCTACTATGAGCATGAACGTGCCCTTTCTGAGCTTGCTTTCCCCTCTCTTGGTTGGGTTTCTTCTTTCTCGCGTTGATCACCTCGCTTGCGTCCGCGACCAAAATGTCCATGAAACCGGCGAATTCCTTAAGCGTTGGCCCACTGCATCTTATACATGGCAGGCAGTTTCTCAACAAGATCTTCCATCAATGAAGGATTTGCCAAATGACTGTGGAGCTTAGCCGCTACTAAATGGTCGCACAACTGAAGCACGGCTATACCAAAATCTCTCAGGGCATCCAGGTCTTCTGGATCCGGTGCGTCCAACCTGCTAACCTTTTCCAAGAGGCCCTTCACAATCATTTGTGGTCGACCGTAGAAACGCCTCAGGTTTTCTATAATTGACGGTACGCATTCGGGGAACATTAATTTTGTAGCGACTCTTTTTCTGGCTTCTCCTTGAAGGCAGTCTCGCAGGCGAATAATGTTATCCACGTTTGTAAGGCCGCATGTTTTGTTCGCCAGCTCAAAGCTACTATAAAAGATGGGCCACTCCTCCGGGTCACCGGAAAAGGTGGGTAATTTCTTCGGCCAAACCTTTCTTGCGGCGATCTGACTCGCAGTCAGAACAATCTCGGTTTCTTCTGTTAATAAAGGTGGCCGTGGGTTTAGGCGTGGCAGTACTCGGCTTTGTGGGGAAATTTCGTTCAATTGCCCGTTTTCCCCTGCATCAGTATCGTTTTCACCGTCACAGTATTGGTTTACGGCTGAATGGCGTTGCGAACGTCGATTCGATAGCACCTCATGATCTGTAACCGATTCCTCGTCGACCAACAGAAGccctcctttttgccgttcacGTTGGTCTTTCAGCCACTCTTGCACCAGCTCTGAGCCGTGCAACGAACTGCgttcgctattgcgttcgtccACAATCGCTGTTTCTTCCAGCAGGAGCATTTTTTCACGTACTGCTCTTTCAGCTCTATCTTTTGTTTTCTTAGCTCCCGTTCTCTGTCCTGAATTGCCTTATCTTCCGCCAGGCGTCGTTCCTCTTCCTTGAACTTTTCCTCCGCCAACTTGTTCTCCTCTTCCAATCGCTTCAACGCTAATTGATTTCGAGCACGAGCTGATGATGGTGTAGATCGCACCGAACTCGTAAGCTGGCTAGCGGATTTCAGAACAGACGGATTTTTCAAAGGGGTTTGCGGATTTGGTGGGATTTTCTTGACAACGACAAGTGGATGACCGGGTCGGGTCAATTTGCGACTTGTATTGCTCTTTACATCCGGATCGATCTTAGGTTTCGGTTTGGCGGACTTTTTTTCACCCTTTTTATTCGCTGGGATGGTAGGGCAATTTGAGCAGTACCATGGGCGGTTCGATACCCCCGGACACACTCCGGCGCACATAAGGTGGTACCAGACAAGGCATTCGTCGCACTGTACCATACCCGTGTCGGCTGAGTTTGGCTCGGTACACTCACCGCAATCATGCCCGTCCGCTTCATCAATTGATCCTTCGGTCATATTTCTACTTGTCGCCATTCCGAATAGTTGCGGTACCGACCATAACCTTTGAGAGTGTTGAAATGAAAGAAGCCCTTTGCAGCAACCGTTTATGTTTGAGAAGCTCAAAGCTATAATAGTTTTATTACTGTGATTATAAGAATTAAAATACATATTATTGTCGACTTACGTTAGTCTTCTGAGCAATTCACACTTCAGTTAATTCAGTTTCAGTTAATAATCTCCCTATATAATGGCTTATAACCTGGGGGGCAATGAAAATGGTATATATTTTCTGCTACCTAATTCAATTCGGTAGCTTATTTTACCTGTATCTGCAGCGTACTAAACACTACCTAATTCAACGCAATACACAGCAATGAAGGCTGTAAAATAATATTCTATTCCGGAAAAATTAAATAGGCAAATATTCAGATGCTAGAGTCCGCACGTGTTCGCCGATCTTTCTCGATCTCCAGTCACCTCTTGACAGTCGGTTCGTATCGCGAAGAGACGTCAGTCGTTTGACAAGCTCGCTATCGCTAGTCCGAACATACCCCATCTGGTACAGTGCTGCCGGAAcaatgtatgagtaaaaacaagatttagaattatttcatctctttgtttcgaaatgcacatcttttgataaacaaatccaacgatcgatgtacggtttgttttcaaaatataataggagtcatttaaagtgctgcctgtggaagcggttgccaaaattctagtgttaaaatcatcataaagggagtgttgccgttttgattgattttcgctcttcgtctctttctctattctctttggttttcTCTACCTATCTGTTATGTATTTCATCCTGCCAAGGAATCCAAAAACATCAGCTGTCTCCCGTTTCCCGAGAGTTCGCCGACCAGTTTTGCATTCAAACTGAAGAAACTTATAACTTCACCAGGCACAATCATCAGAATGAGAtgcaggaaaatattttcattttaccgTTCAGTATGAGAAACATTTTACAAATGATAATTGTGTATGCCCAAAAGATATTTGTGCGGATCTGCGAATCcggtttttgtggaataattcaACCAAAGGTTATAATGTAGCAGCGGTGAAGATTAATTACAATCATACGGCTTCATCCCACCCCGGCAGCAGATGAGCGCTGGCGAATGTTCTCAGCCACCTGGAGGAGGAGGTTCAGCGCGGAAGAAATGTTACCAGACATCGCCGATCTGGTGTCTGGACTTTTTTGACaatttcatagagattgggTGTGCAGATTGGCGGTTGGAGTTCTGGGAGGGAACGACTGGTAACTTTAAGGTAAATTGTATGGAGTCACTTGTTTTTTATTACAAGTATTGACGGACGTTTCATTGCAGGGTATATACGAAGCCGAAAACACCCACAACAATGAAGTAACTAACATAAAGCTCGCCGGTGACAAAGTGATATTCGCACGGTTGAGTGGACGAATCGATTCTCTGAGACTGGAAACGTACACGCAAGGTTGTCAGATCGATTGGGGATTTACGTCTGCATATGGGTGAAGTAAGTTCTATGTTTGaagcaattttttaagctcacCTAGGGTGCAGAACAGACAGATTTTACTTGTTATTTTAAAATACTGTATATtataagtcatttaattttcagtCTGCAATAAGTATGTCATCAAGTGCCttaattcttattttttttagcCCACGTACGCACCGGTTCGGCAGGAAGCATTAGTTTATTTCAGCAATCCGTCCACGACGTTGCCAGCTCAACATAACGCATCCGAGGAGGAGCTTCGATGTATTCTGGAGTTTCACCAGCAGGGTTACCGGTGACATGTTTGGATGTGGCGGGCGGTACAGTCATGACTTGCAGCCAGGGCCACACTGTTAAAGTGTTCCGACTCGATAGCCACCTATTGCAGTTCACCCTAAAAGGCCATTGCGGTTCtatcacatgtattttcatagaccAGTGGCAGGCCGAGATGGGCGCATCTGGTCGCCAGGATGGTGTGCTATGTGTGTGGGGCTTGAACTAGAACAGCTCCTACAAGACAATGGTTACGAGAGTGTTCAGCAGGCCGTTGGTAAGGGAGTGGATAATTTTTATAGTGTCGATTGTTGATAACAGGGCCATTTAATGGCGCCGCAATTAAATATAGAAAGTtactaaatacattttgataatAAACAAGACTTCTATTTACATTGATTTCAATCAGATAATTTATGTTAGAACTTGCTTTTCCTCTTCTATTTTCCCATTACCGCCTCCAGTGACCGCGTGGATGCTTTCGGTCACGGTAGAATCCTTAATTTTTCGTTTTCGCCTGCTACCATTCCTTGACCTTTCGTGCAGCTTCTTGTGTCCCATCAAATGACTATGTTCAACGAATCTTTTTCCACACTATTCACAGCCATGGGGTCGTTCGCCAACATGCCTGCGATTATGCTGGGTCAAATGTGCTCTTCGAAGAAACTCCTGCCCGCAGAGGTCACGTTTGTACGCGCGTTCGTTTGTATGGATTTGCATGTGCCGAGTCATgtgagaatattttttaaaccCGCCACCACAGACTTCACATCTGAATTCTCGATCTTTGCTGTGGATAAGTTTGTGCTGCGTAAGTTCTTTAGATTCAAGAAACTTTCTACCACAGATGTCGCAACTAAATATTTGATCCGCAAGATTCATATCGATGTGAACACGCTGGTGACGTTTCAAACTGCTGCTTTCCACGTAACCTTTGCCACAGATATCACACTTATACGGACGCTCGCCAGTATGCATGCGCATGTGGCGAGTGAGTTCAGCACTAGTTATGAATTCTTTGCCACAAATATCGCACTCTCCGAAATCTCCGAAAACGGGTTCTCAAAAAATCTAACTTATTTTCGAAGCATATGAATTCATGAAGCGGAATAAGCATATCATAACAACTTACCGTTCACCTATCTCCACCTTACCGTCCtatcacatgtattttcataCACCTGTGGCAGGCCGAGATGGGCGCATCTAGTTGACATTGCCAGGATGGTGTGCTATGTGTGTGGGACACATTTAGGTTCACTAGTCGTATGGGACGACAATACTGGATATGTAGCTCGGGAAGTCAGGCTTGACTGTTCCAATTCACAACTAAGTCCGAAGATTATGCTATCTGCCAGTGGTTCGGTAATTTGTGACTACGGAAATCAAATGTGAATCGTTCGTTTCCCACCTGTGGCGGCGGAAAAGTGGTTCGGTCCGGGGAATCGTAATGGGCCAGCTAAAGAAAACAAATGTACAGCAGCAGCCTCTGAACGAAGCCATTGCTAGCACGAGTCTTTGATTTGGGAGGATAGTTGCTGAGGACCATTCTCACAATAGTATAAAAGTTCTAAATTCTAACCTCAAAAACAGAcaacaataaaatgtatttctttCAGAGTTGATAATATCCATTACATGATGCGCTGATGGGTTAGGCTTTGGATTCGGCTATATTCCATCGTCATTGAAGCTAGATCATAGAATCATGTTAATTTGACAGACTGCAAGTGTTATTAGTAGCACAAACAGCTAGCAGCCCAGCTAGTATTGTtcacagtctatagagaacagttgcgcaaagagtgaagtcaaaaaaagcctacctatcgagcacaattggaatacatctctgatacctctgcagcaaagttggattcttaatttgctcgataggtagacttttttcggcttcattttctgcacactctttgcgtacctttatactagggcctttagtattgttctttctgcttgcaaccaacctggttatattgatgtcaatgctaaATTCGCTGTTACAACTGTATGATCGCTATACTGTCCCATTTGTTATGGGATTCGATattaacatgggacaattatgcttagaGCACCAGATTCTAAGAGCGACCAATTTTGGCCAATCACTGGAGACAAAATCACGCGAAacaattaataaattaaattattgctgagtaatttttgttgtatagGATAAAAAATATCTATGTTCTCGTTACCTATGGCTAAATAACCATTAGAAAGGTTATGAGTTTATGTTGTAGCATTTTATAATCATTTATACTACTTTCAAGCGATCGATTTTCAAGATACGGCTCGCACTTTAACCACCCCTTCACCGCgccatcaaaatataaataagtCATACTCCTAATGaactaatatttattaaaacattTACTAAATAAAAACAGACCTGATAGTTTGTTTGCAAAAAAACACCGAAGCACAGTGAGTTTGTGTTAAAACTCTATCTTTGATCCTAGTGCTGCAGGATTTTTCCaacatttatattatttttattcaaaaaaagtaTTACGTGTACACTATGTATAAGGACTTCTAAATTTGGTAATTGTTACGAATCACACTCGGCCAGGCCTTGGGTACAAGATAATAACTACTTGATctcccacgagcatggtcctgccggagtgtttgcCTTGCCCGATACCAGGGCAGCCTGTCCTAGCGAGGCTGCCTCTTGTGAATCGGAACCGCTGAACATTCCGATGAGGGTATGTCCAACGGTATTACCGACGGAGCCGATCGCTACACTACCCGCAGTAGCTGCGATTTGAGCAATTAATCCAAATGCCTGATGGGAAGCTACCATTGGTGCAGCGACAGCCAAGTGTGacgcaggctggaccatcggcTAGCTCGATTCCGGCGAGATGGAGCGGCTGCAATTGGTGCGGACCTATGAAGCGATGTATATAATTTCAAGgacataagagattgagcgatgaaaacgtgacctcttaaaatcactatttttcatttgtcacttcatacattgatttatcgtaaatactttgtttgtagcacttttagaactttgcatggcgaagatttttgctgaagtaacaaagttattatctcgtctatttgaaaagttatgaacggtTTTTGTTGAACAatacaccaatttcaaaaattaattatctattttacagaaataacgctctcgcagttttttcaccaaaaactacaaaagtttcaatcattcaaatgaaactaaaaaattgaaaatccatttgcaatgttggaagatatatagctttgaaaaaaaaccatttttgctttgaaaatcgcgtgtaactatgcaaacaaaagagatagaaactttattgcttcggcaaaaatgtgtatttacaaaagttctataaacctctagaacaaagtattagcgagaaattaacacataaaaagatattaatagaaaaccaatttctaaagagccaccctaccttaaatattgcaaaaatcatagcacatgaaccattagagatagccacatagtgtcttaagaaaagttgcttcaatttgattgatttataactttatagaacattatgtagctgaattttatatatctaagaagttgatactttgaacaccctaaccacaaggaccaccctaaatcaactaatataaaaaaat carries:
- the LOC131687420 gene encoding uncharacterized protein LOC131687420; protein product: MLSTVIKECQRCTLQKSKPLAPRMAPLPEQRLTPHVRPFSYVGIDYLGPLEVTVGRRKEKRYVAVFTCLVVRAVHLEVAHSLSTDSCMMAIRRFVRAFGSPVEIFTDNGTNFVGANRQLLQQIKRINSECADTFTDAKTQWSFNPPAAPHMGGVWERMVRSVKETMRALDDGRKLNDEILLTVLAETKWFINSRPLTYMPLETSGDEAITPNHFIFCGSSSGAHEPLRTPVDLAETLRSSYKRSQYLSDALWKRWLKEYFPTLNRRSKWFDDVPAIRVGDLVYLAEGKRRTWIRGKIEKVYPGPDGRVRQATVRTSSGQELLRPVVKLALIEIRNGVSSKLQEPYPDSRGGGCSGSTVPDGVCSD
- the LOC131687421 gene encoding uncharacterized protein LOC131687421, yielding MDILVADASEVINARKKKPNQERGKQAQKGHVHAHSSSGGGENPPRQPCPACGKVDHRVWNCEKFHQMNMLSRLEVTEKAKLCEICLFNHGLPILSYFDAEPKVLIGLQNLELFAPLETRVGQPGDPVAVRSTLGWAVYGPSQSVLMESGFHGLHDCQRVIDDELNELMRQQYLLEETVVCTLPLPESTDDIRAREILEQTTRRIGNRFETGLIWKSDDFEFPDSWGMAVRRLKGLEVKLTKDPELRENVFQQIREYLTKGYAHKATERELDAANPKRVWYLPINVVTHPKKPEKKRLVWDAAARVEGVSLNSQLMKGPDLLRSLPSVICTFRERPIAFGGDIRKMFHQVQIIPEDKHSQRFLFRFDAQQDPDTYIMDVVTFGATCSPCSVQHVMHKNALESADEFPSAAAAIMGSTYMDDYFDSADSPEEVIGRAKEVRTIHARAGFEMRNWMSNSEQVLHALGECNEQKRLKIGLDKQNGWERVLGLVWNPYGDFFTFSTEFQGDLAEYVTGNGWPTKRITARCVMSLFDPMGLLAPYLIHGKMLIQDLWRCGIHWDQRIPEDEHKKWKKWLHVFTDASELGLGCAAYFRVVNDAGVYCTLVMAKSKVASIKYQSIPRRELQAATLGARLAVRVHDCHSLNICSTTFWTDSSTVLSWIRSDSRRYKQYVAHRVGEILTHSQLQDWRWLPSKENVADCLTKWGNDTEPDINSRWFHAPSLLWKSEENWPQQRKVAANTELELRPRYLLHHMQISETQQGVERVSKWNVLVRSIAFAYRFIRNCKLKANGQPIQTIKAVDHQLKCLLRQVPAIDFPLDRSEYEKAEQHLWRVAQSECFSDEVAILLKNRDISAELLVSIDKSTPTYNR